A single Clostridia bacterium DNA region contains:
- the secA gene encoding preprotein translocase subunit SecA: MFLDKIFGSQNEKEIKKVSKIVEKINELEPGMKKLTDEELQKKTDEFKERLAKGETLDDLMVEAYAVVREASVRVLGMRHFDVQLIGGIILHQGRIAEMKTGEGKTLVATLPLYLNALSGKGTHLVTVNDYLATYQSQWMGKLYNFLGMSVGLIVHGLEPEDRQKAYNADISYGTNNEYGFDYLRDNMVIYRDQMVQRDLNFAIVDEVDSILIDEARTPLIISGAGEKSTQLYFVADTFVKGLKKETDFSIDEKSNTVVLTEEGVERAERFFNLENLADANNMEIQHHINQALKARNLMRRDIDYVVKEGQIIIVDEFTGRLMLGRRYSDGLHQAIEAKEGVKVERESQTLATITFQNYFRMYNKLAGMTGTAKTEEDEFRTIYNLDVVEIPTNRPMIREDNPDAVYKNKKGKFNAVAEEIVRLHAKGQPVLVGTISVETSEMLSDMLKKRGVPHEVLNAKYHEKEAQIVAQAGQRGTVTISTNMAGRGTDIVLGEGVKELGGLHILGTERHESRRIDNQLRGRAGRQGDEGSSRFFISLEDDLMRLFGSERIMKLVETLGMEEDMTIEHSLLSKSIENAQKKVEGRNFDIRKHVLQYDNVMNKQRTVIYSQRRQVLLGENIRETIMEMIAEIIDSAVVTYTVGSEFAEEWDLKGLLEYLHPIFLPKNAFSKEELLKFTRDELKEAIKDKAVQIYEYKESQIDAEVMRELERVALLRSVDTKWIDHIDAMDQLREGISLRAYGQQDPVQAYQIEGYDMFVELIQNIKEDTVRFIYNINTSNLPKREQVAEPVVTNHEEGVRKPIVKEDKIGRNDPCPCGSGKKYKKCCGQGKN; encoded by the coding sequence ATGTTTTTAGATAAAATATTCGGCAGCCAGAATGAGAAAGAAATTAAAAAAGTATCAAAGATAGTTGAAAAGATAAATGAATTGGAACCTGGTATGAAAAAGCTTACCGATGAGGAGCTTCAGAAAAAGACCGATGAATTCAAGGAAAGGCTCGCAAAAGGGGAGACCTTGGATGATCTTATGGTTGAGGCTTATGCAGTGGTAAGGGAGGCTTCTGTAAGAGTTCTCGGAATGAGACACTTTGATGTGCAGCTTATTGGTGGAATCATACTGCATCAGGGTAGGATTGCAGAGATGAAAACAGGTGAAGGAAAGACATTGGTTGCAACGCTTCCACTGTACTTGAATGCCCTTTCCGGCAAAGGTACTCACTTGGTTACAGTAAATGACTACCTGGCGACCTATCAAAGTCAGTGGATGGGGAAGCTGTATAACTTCCTGGGTATGTCGGTTGGACTCATTGTTCACGGACTTGAACCGGAGGATAGGCAGAAGGCTTACAACGCAGATATATCCTATGGCACAAACAATGAATATGGTTTCGATTACTTGAGAGACAACATGGTAATATACAGAGACCAGATGGTTCAGAGAGATCTGAATTTTGCTATAGTGGACGAAGTGGACAGCATATTGATAGATGAAGCCAGAACACCTCTCATAATATCAGGTGCAGGTGAAAAATCCACTCAGCTTTATTTTGTTGCAGATACTTTTGTTAAAGGACTTAAGAAAGAAACTGATTTTTCAATAGATGAAAAGTCAAATACTGTAGTTCTTACTGAGGAAGGCGTAGAAAGAGCAGAAAGATTCTTCAATTTGGAAAACCTTGCCGATGCCAACAATATGGAGATACAGCATCATATAAATCAGGCGCTTAAAGCCAGAAACCTTATGCGCCGTGATATAGATTATGTGGTGAAGGAAGGGCAGATAATAATAGTTGACGAATTCACAGGAAGACTCATGTTAGGAAGAAGATACAGCGATGGTTTGCATCAGGCTATAGAGGCAAAGGAAGGGGTAAAGGTCGAAAGAGAATCACAGACCTTGGCAACAATAACCTTCCAGAACTATTTCAGGATGTACAACAAGCTGGCAGGTATGACAGGTACCGCGAAGACAGAAGAGGATGAATTCAGAACCATATATAATCTGGATGTTGTTGAAATACCCACAAACAGGCCAATGATTAGAGAAGATAATCCGGATGCTGTATATAAGAATAAAAAGGGCAAGTTCAACGCAGTTGCTGAAGAAATCGTCAGGCTTCATGCCAAGGGGCAGCCTGTACTTGTAGGAACAATATCTGTTGAGACCTCCGAAATGCTTAGCGATATGCTAAAGAAAAGAGGGGTGCCTCATGAGGTATTGAACGCCAAGTATCATGAAAAAGAAGCTCAGATAGTGGCTCAGGCAGGACAGCGTGGGACGGTTACAATCTCAACCAATATGGCCGGCAGAGGTACTGATATAGTCCTTGGTGAGGGTGTGAAGGAGCTTGGCGGACTTCATATATTAGGTACAGAGAGACATGAATCCAGACGTATAGACAACCAGCTCAGGGGCCGTGCCGGAAGGCAGGGAGATGAGGGATCCAGCAGATTCTTTATCTCTTTGGAAGATGATTTAATGAGACTGTTCGGGTCGGAAAGAATAATGAAGCTTGTTGAGACTCTGGGTATGGAAGAAGATATGACCATTGAGCATTCATTACTTTCGAAGTCAATAGAAAATGCTCAAAAGAAGGTAGAAGGAAGAAACTTTGACATAAGAAAGCATGTGCTTCAGTATGACAATGTAATGAATAAGCAGAGAACAGTCATATACAGCCAGAGACGCCAGGTGCTGCTTGGAGAGAACATCAGGGAAACTATCATGGAAATGATAGCAGAGATAATAGACAGTGCGGTTGTTACCTATACAGTAGGCAGTGAGTTTGCTGAAGAATGGGATCTCAAAGGACTCTTGGAATATCTGCATCCAATTTTCCTTCCAAAGAATGCTTTTAGCAAGGAAGAACTTTTGAAGTTTACAAGGGACGAACTCAAAGAGGCCATAAAGGATAAGGCTGTACAGATATATGAATATAAAGAATCTCAGATAGATGCTGAAGTGATGCGTGAGCTGGAACGGGTTGCACTCCTAAGATCAGTTGATACCAAGTGGATTGACCATATAGACGCAATGGATCAGCTCAGAGAGGGGATTTCACTCAGAGCTTATGGACAGCAGGATCCAGTGCAGGCATATCAGATTGAAGGTTATGATATGTTCGTAGAGCTTATACAAAATATTAAAGAGGATACTGTAAGATTCATTTACAATATAAATACGTCTAACCTGCCTAAGAGAGAACAGGTAGCTGAGCCAGTAGTGACAAACCATGAAGAAGGTGTGAGGAAGCCTATTGTAAAGGAAGATAAAATAGGCAGAAATGATCCATGCCCTTGCGGAAGCGGCAAGAAGTACAAGAAATGCTGCGGGCAAGGCAAGAACTAG
- a CDS encoding DUF5317 domain-containing protein has translation MLVESVGTSIVVGKLRGGSFSNIKDANLEKWYFFISAFAIEFAAVFMASKGIGLFNENILYIHCLSYLLLFAGIFFNRSILAFKIVFIGVFLNFIVIMANGGQMPVSGEAMTNIGLIDNMHAIRDGKIITHALINNHTVFKYLGDIFVLGKPYPRPKIFSIGDIIMALGIFIYIQEIMVKKLKKDKTVQYMG, from the coding sequence TTGCTGGTTGAGAGTGTAGGTACCTCAATTGTAGTTGGGAAGCTTAGGGGTGGAAGCTTTTCAAATATTAAGGATGCAAACTTGGAAAAATGGTATTTTTTCATTTCCGCATTCGCAATAGAATTTGCAGCTGTTTTCATGGCTTCAAAAGGTATTGGCCTTTTCAATGAAAATATATTATACATCCATTGCTTATCATATCTGCTCCTTTTTGCAGGTATATTCTTTAATCGGAGCATTTTAGCATTTAAGATAGTATTTATAGGAGTATTCCTGAACTTTATTGTAATAATGGCAAATGGCGGACAGATGCCGGTCTCGGGAGAGGCGATGACCAATATCGGATTGATAGATAACATGCATGCTATTAGAGATGGGAAGATTATTACACATGCATTAATTAACAATCACACGGTATTCAAATATCTGGGAGATATTTTTGTGCTTGGCAAACCTTATCCAAGACCAAAGATTTTCAGCATTGGCGATATAATCATGGCATTGGGGATTTTCATATATATACAAGAAATAATGGTTAAAAAATTAAAAAAAGATAAGACTGTGCAGTATATGGGTTAA
- a CDS encoding HD-GYP domain-containing protein: MSNKLRAYVAIIVLLGASFFLYTINQAHDIDVVGLVIFTLLSIIAESLVIVTQGQRALSVGFAIGLAAIVIFGVPEAAWITSLGVMFRVINHDGKIFHPFNFPIEKTFFNGANAALSAGLAGFCYESLGATPGIIDLNSSILAVIAIVASMIVYILTNAVIMSILMHLITGENFFSNFCKNIAWVVKDYFAMAPLAIIMAIAYINYRIVGVLLFFGPLLFARYSFKLYVDMRDIYIDTVKSLSQAVEAKDPYTNGHSIRVGEYACGLAERLGLSPKRMENLKIAAILHDIGKIGVEESILNKPGRLTEDEFDKIKQHPEIGVKIIKDIDFLKDVSRIILSHHERYDGTGYPEGRKIENIVLESQILSLADVFDALTSERPYRNAMTVEEAIEVIENGKGSQFDYKLADTFIKMIKENRELKRIAG, translated from the coding sequence ATGTCGAATAAACTTAGAGCATATGTAGCAATTATAGTATTATTAGGGGCATCTTTTTTTCTATATACAATAAATCAGGCTCATGACATTGATGTAGTGGGTCTGGTTATTTTTACATTATTATCTATAATTGCTGAATCACTGGTTATAGTTACCCAGGGACAAAGAGCATTATCTGTAGGATTTGCTATAGGCCTTGCTGCTATAGTGATATTCGGGGTGCCTGAAGCAGCATGGATAACTAGCTTGGGAGTTATGTTTAGGGTAATAAACCATGATGGAAAGATATTTCATCCCTTTAATTTTCCAATAGAGAAAACATTTTTTAATGGGGCAAATGCTGCCCTTTCTGCAGGTTTGGCGGGGTTTTGCTATGAAAGCCTGGGAGCAACTCCCGGTATAATAGACTTGAATTCATCAATTCTTGCGGTGATTGCGATTGTTGCAAGTATGATAGTCTATATACTGACTAATGCCGTAATCATGTCAATTCTTATGCACCTTATTACAGGTGAGAACTTCTTTAGCAATTTCTGTAAAAATATTGCATGGGTAGTAAAGGATTACTTTGCTATGGCTCCGCTTGCCATTATAATGGCAATAGCTTACATTAACTACAGGATAGTCGGTGTATTGCTATTCTTCGGTCCGCTTCTTTTTGCCAGATATTCTTTCAAGCTGTATGTTGATATGAGAGACATATATATAGATACTGTAAAATCTTTGTCCCAGGCTGTTGAGGCAAAAGATCCCTATACAAACGGTCACTCAATAAGAGTTGGTGAATACGCGTGCGGACTGGCTGAAAGACTTGGACTGTCGCCGAAAAGAATGGAGAACCTTAAAATAGCTGCCATACTCCATGATATAGGGAAGATAGGCGTAGAAGAAAGTATACTGAACAAGCCTGGAAGGCTTACAGAGGATGAGTTCGATAAGATTAAACAGCACCCGGAAATCGGCGTAAAAATCATTAAAGATATTGATTTTCTTAAGGATGTGTCCAGAATCATACTCAGCCATCATGAAAGATATGATGGGACAGGCTATCCTGAGGGCAGAAAAATTGAGAATATAGTGCTTGAATCACAAATACTGAGTCTAGCCGATGTTTTTGACGCATTAACTTCAGAGCGTCCATACAGAAACGCAATGACAGTGGAGGAAGCCATTGAGGTTATTGAGAATGGCAAGGGCAGCCAGTTTGATTACAAGCTTGCAGATACATTCATTAAAATGATAAAGGAAAATAGGGAGTTGAAGAGGATTGCTGGTTGA
- the raiA gene encoding ribosome-associated translation inhibitor RaiA — MRTIVSGKNFDITNALKDRVEKKLLKFEKYFGPNTEAHATLSVEKNRHIIEVTIPFNGVILRGEEATGDMYISIDNVVDKLERQMRRQKTKLEKRIKDGNIKFENWANPIEEYDEEEARVVRTKRFAMKPMPTEEAVLQMELLGHNFFVFSNAETEEVNVIYKRKDGNYGLIEPEF; from the coding sequence ATGCGTACGATAGTCAGCGGGAAAAATTTTGATATTACTAATGCTCTCAAGGATAGGGTGGAAAAAAAGCTTTTAAAATTTGAGAAATATTTCGGCCCTAATACCGAGGCTCACGCAACTTTAAGCGTTGAAAAGAACAGGCACATCATTGAGGTCACAATTCCTTTTAATGGTGTTATCTTAAGAGGAGAAGAAGCTACCGGTGATATGTATATCTCTATAGATAACGTAGTAGATAAATTGGAAAGGCAGATGAGGCGCCAGAAGACCAAGCTGGAAAAAAGAATTAAAGATGGCAACATCAAATTTGAGAACTGGGCGAATCCTATAGAGGAGTATGATGAGGAAGAAGCAAGGGTAGTAAGGACAAAGAGATTTGCCATGAAGCCAATGCCTACCGAAGAAGCAGTGCTGCAAATGGAGCTTCTTGGACACAACTTTTTCGTATTCTCAAATGCAGAGACTGAAGAGGTAAACGTGATATATAAAAGAAAGGATGGAAACTACGGTTTGATTGAACCGGAGTTCTAA
- a CDS encoding zinc-ribbon domain containing protein, with amino-acid sequence MFEDKTLVCKDCGNDFVFTVGEQEFYAEKGFQNEPARCKDCRTSRKNASGRNGQRREVAMYDTVCADCGKETQVPFKPTNARPVYCKECFDAKRQ; translated from the coding sequence ATGTTTGAAGACAAAACGTTAGTGTGCAAAGACTGTGGTAATGATTTCGTATTCACAGTTGGAGAGCAAGAGTTCTACGCAGAGAAGGGTTTCCAGAACGAACCAGCTAGATGCAAGGATTGCAGAACATCCAGAAAAAATGCTAGCGGCAGAAATGGACAGAGAAGAGAAGTTGCTATGTACGACACAGTTTGTGCAGATTGCGGCAAGGAAACTCAGGTTCCATTTAAGCCTACAAATGCTAGACCAGTATATTGCAAAGAGTGTTTTGACGCAAAGAGACAGTAA
- the flgN gene encoding flagellar export chaperone FlgN, whose amino-acid sequence METINSAIAELLSLIDRKRQLFVNIMEITLEQDKDIKGNKANNIEELVKQKQSVIDMLDEIDKSFAEKLNLLKKHLNINNLEELDFTKYPMMKTLKLKVEEIMSLAQKIMKIEESNKEKLALIMNELKKEMKQISVGKKSIKAYEKPILSNDGIYIDKKK is encoded by the coding sequence ATGGAGACTATAAACAGTGCAATAGCCGAGCTTCTCAGCCTGATTGATAGAAAGAGGCAGTTATTCGTTAATATCATGGAAATAACTCTAGAACAAGACAAGGATATAAAGGGGAATAAAGCTAATAACATAGAAGAGCTTGTCAAGCAAAAGCAATCTGTAATAGACATGTTAGACGAAATCGACAAGTCTTTTGCTGAAAAGCTTAACCTGCTGAAAAAGCACTTGAATATCAACAATTTGGAAGAGCTGGATTTTACAAAATATCCGATGATGAAAACTTTAAAGCTTAAGGTCGAAGAAATAATGTCACTTGCGCAAAAGATAATGAAGATTGAGGAATCCAACAAAGAAAAGCTTGCTTTGATAATGAATGAGTTAAAAAAGGAAATGAAGCAGATAAGTGTAGGGAAAAAGTCCATCAAAGCGTATGAAAAGCCAATTTTAAGCAATGATGGAATATATATCGATAAGAAGAAATGA
- the fliS gene encoding flagellar export chaperone FliS, producing MESGNKGQNTEYELKTAAANKNPYQQYQQNTVNTATPQELTLMLYNGLVRFLKLAHQGIEEKNIEKSNNNIIRSQDIITEFICTLDMQYEVSDGLYALYEYMNRRLVEANIKKDMAIIEEVIGYSEELRDTWAQAMKLTKQQAVK from the coding sequence GTGGAAAGTGGCAATAAGGGCCAAAATACAGAGTATGAGCTAAAAACAGCGGCAGCAAACAAAAACCCCTATCAGCAGTATCAGCAAAATACTGTAAATACAGCAACTCCTCAGGAGTTAACACTGATGCTATATAATGGTTTGGTTCGGTTTCTGAAGCTTGCACATCAAGGAATAGAGGAAAAGAACATTGAGAAATCAAATAATAACATTATTAGATCCCAGGACATAATAACTGAGTTCATATGTACCCTTGATATGCAGTACGAGGTTTCTGACGGTCTTTACGCACTATATGAATACATGAATAGAAGGCTTGTAGAAGCGAATATTAAGAAGGATATGGCTATTATTGAAGAAGTGATAGGCTATTCCGAGGAACTGCGGGATACTTGGGCACAAGCTATGAAGCTTACAAAGCAGCAAGCTGTAAAATAA
- the fliD gene encoding flagellar filament capping protein FliD, with translation MATNISGALSTTLRLSGLSSGIDTDSVIKQLMRIESMRVDKVKQDKQLLEWKRDDYRSITNLLRGFKDEYFDYLKPATNLRSAASLSAFKVTYGGADTYSAFTATPGAGTVPGTYTISNVKVAETAKVSSSIAVTGGITGSVISTTINNISALNDNNKVYVNFNGTSKEITIDDGLSGIDAVVTNLNTKLEAAFGTGKITVGKDLVDGNKLTFATSSTNTLSISTSYNTGLSDMLGKAITSNYVINNQNNKFTLSYNNGTAATITVDPGTYADADALAKKIQEKIDATAGLSGNIRVLNQNNYIVLKPIEAPAVTSGNLLGADISNGELVDSNNKTIDVTIGGTNHQQIVLTEKNYATRNDLLKEVQSKLNTAFGANKVMVSMDEVTKELRFEEISSADTIKSDRAENGGLAALGLKGVNASNKLDTSLTLTDLASRLGRVLTPADGDGDNYNIEFTINGKLFQFKSSQTLSEIISTVNGDADANVKMTYDQLNDKLVVESKGSGAAAKVNISDVAGNGNLMYALGLHGLSDIGADSSIDYKDGTTTQTITRSSNDFTVNGIAFSLKATSAAAVEMKVSGDTSKSLDLIKNFVGKYNEIVDKLNAEMSEVRERDYLPLTDEQRDAMSDSEIEKWEEKARSGMLSNDSLLRGFLSEMRNSLYKEIKDAGGSLYSIGITTGTWDQKGKLVINETRLKDALTNNPELVSNIFTKESTTAYSPDMDAASRTKRNEENGIANRINDILQDYITTSRNSENQKGLLLERAGIKGDGSDYQNMLTKQIMSKEDTIATLLDRLTDKENQYYKRFTAMEKALSQMNSQSAWLSQQFGGGQ, from the coding sequence ATGGCAACAAATATATCTGGAGCACTTAGTACAACGCTTAGATTGTCAGGCCTATCATCGGGAATAGATACGGACAGCGTGATAAAGCAGCTTATGCGTATTGAAAGTATGCGAGTGGATAAGGTAAAGCAGGATAAGCAGCTTCTTGAATGGAAGCGAGATGATTACAGGTCTATAACTAATCTTCTACGAGGCTTTAAGGATGAATACTTTGATTATCTGAAGCCGGCAACCAATTTAAGATCAGCAGCTTCACTTAGTGCATTTAAGGTCACATACGGCGGAGCAGATACATATAGTGCCTTTACAGCTACGCCCGGGGCCGGTACAGTTCCAGGCACTTACACCATAAGCAACGTGAAAGTGGCTGAAACAGCGAAAGTCAGTTCCAGTATAGCTGTAACTGGTGGTATTACTGGAAGCGTAATATCAACAACCATCAATAATATCAGCGCGCTGAATGATAATAATAAGGTTTATGTAAACTTTAATGGGACAAGCAAAGAAATTACTATAGATGATGGATTAAGCGGAATAGATGCAGTGGTTACAAACTTGAATACCAAGCTGGAAGCTGCGTTTGGAACAGGTAAGATTACTGTAGGCAAGGATCTGGTGGATGGGAACAAGTTGACCTTTGCAACCAGCAGCACCAATACACTGTCAATATCCACTTCATATAATACAGGCTTGTCTGATATGTTAGGAAAAGCTATTACTTCAAACTATGTAATAAACAATCAAAATAACAAATTTACTTTATCATATAACAATGGTACCGCAGCAACAATTACTGTTGACCCAGGCACTTATGCAGACGCAGATGCGCTTGCAAAGAAGATTCAGGAAAAGATAGACGCAACGGCAGGGTTAAGTGGTAATATTCGCGTGCTGAATCAAAATAACTATATTGTTTTAAAACCTATTGAAGCCCCTGCCGTTACAAGCGGGAATCTTCTGGGTGCAGATATATCAAACGGAGAGTTGGTTGATTCAAATAACAAGACTATAGATGTTACAATAGGAGGAACCAACCACCAGCAAATTGTACTGACCGAAAAGAACTATGCTACCAGGAATGACCTGCTGAAGGAAGTTCAGTCCAAGCTTAATACTGCCTTTGGGGCAAACAAGGTTATGGTAAGCATGGATGAAGTTACTAAAGAGCTTCGTTTTGAAGAGATTTCATCTGCGGACACTATAAAGTCAGACAGGGCGGAAAACGGTGGACTGGCAGCCTTGGGACTTAAGGGTGTAAATGCATCCAATAAGCTTGATACAAGCCTTACACTTACGGATCTTGCCTCCAGGCTGGGGAGAGTGTTAACTCCGGCAGACGGTGATGGTGATAATTATAATATTGAATTTACTATAAACGGGAAGCTTTTCCAGTTCAAATCATCCCAGACATTAAGCGAAATTATCAGCACTGTAAATGGCGATGCTGATGCAAATGTAAAGATGACGTATGACCAACTCAATGATAAGCTTGTTGTTGAGTCAAAGGGGTCGGGAGCAGCAGCTAAAGTTAATATAAGCGATGTTGCCGGTAATGGCAATCTCATGTACGCTCTGGGGTTACATGGGCTTAGTGATATTGGCGCAGATTCCAGTATTGATTATAAAGATGGCACAACTACCCAAACCATAACCCGTTCTTCGAATGATTTCACTGTAAACGGAATTGCTTTCAGTCTGAAGGCAACATCAGCTGCAGCAGTAGAAATGAAGGTTTCTGGGGACACCTCAAAATCCCTTGATCTAATAAAGAATTTTGTTGGTAAGTATAATGAAATTGTTGATAAGCTTAATGCAGAGATGTCGGAGGTGCGTGAAAGAGACTACTTGCCGCTAACTGATGAGCAAAGAGACGCTATGAGCGACTCGGAGATTGAGAAATGGGAAGAAAAAGCAAGATCAGGGATGCTAAGCAACGATAGCCTTCTTAGAGGTTTTTTAAGTGAAATGCGAAACTCGCTTTACAAAGAAATAAAGGATGCTGGAGGTTCACTGTACTCAATTGGCATAACCACAGGGACATGGGATCAGAAAGGAAAGTTGGTTATAAATGAAACTAGACTCAAAGACGCATTAACCAATAATCCGGAACTGGTGTCCAATATATTCACAAAAGAATCTACAACTGCATACTCCCCTGATATGGATGCAGCAAGCAGGACAAAAAGAAATGAAGAGAACGGTATAGCAAATAGAATTAATGACATTTTGCAGGATTATATAACAACCTCCAGAAACAGTGAAAATCAAAAGGGTCTGTTGCTTGAACGTGCTGGTATAAAAGGGGATGGATCGGACTATCAGAATATGCTGACAAAACAGATTATGAGCAAGGAAGATACAATAGCAACTTTGCTGGATAGGCTGACAGATAAAGAAAATCAATATTACAAGCGATTTACAGCAATGGAAAAGGCACTGAGCCAGATGAATAGCCAGTCGGCTTGGCTGTCGCAGCAGTTTGGCGGAGGTCAGTAA
- a CDS encoding flagellar protein FlaG: MKIDSVVSNNMNIQNSNNQGERQIQQKNGSEFDLIVRKASNEASTDVNLENVNDNEMLDNAVEQANKTLGTYNKYIVRSVHEKTHTIMYVLKDTITNEVIREFPPRKIQDMIAKMWELAGLLVDERR; the protein is encoded by the coding sequence ATGAAGATTGACTCAGTGGTTTCTAATAATATGAACATTCAGAACAGCAATAACCAAGGTGAAAGGCAGATTCAGCAGAAAAACGGCTCAGAGTTTGATTTGATAGTCAGAAAAGCCTCAAATGAGGCAAGTACGGATGTGAATTTGGAAAATGTCAACGACAATGAGATGCTGGACAATGCTGTGGAACAGGCAAATAAGACCTTGGGGACATACAACAAGTACATTGTGAGATCTGTACACGAGAAGACACACACAATTATGTATGTGCTGAAGGATACAATAACTAATGAGGTTATAAGAGAATTTCCACCAAGAAAAATTCAGGATATGATTGCTAAGATGTGGGAGCTCGCAGGCTTATTAGTTGACGAAAGAAGGTGA
- a CDS encoding polysaccharide pyruvyl transferase family protein, whose protein sequence is MKKRIALVGLNNFNNIGDRIIAETTNYLIQLKGENKVESYFVDVSPYDSYCRVHLPFRFKCFNLIRKLEHFLTSVWPSEKLLYYIQYFSWKIKLYRYYDQQLKTADAVVFSGGGFIKYRAQELNYLVDMITKLSQEKGIPVMMNAMGIEGYSSTDLRCQKLKNAINRPCVKVITARDNLSLLNERYIANKLIITELVGDPAFYTPECYQINRKDSNIIGLGVIRNDIFVKYGINYTEDEVMNLYQEIIKELEKRKIKWKLFSNGLTSDYNFGMRLLESLGINSSKYVPCPQNSKDFADTMSGFEAIIGARLHACITAYSLDIPAIGLVWNEKLKLFGELIGKKENFINVEQLNAKYIVDILEKKRNDCYDVEQRNNLKQLTVEYIDNFIKML, encoded by the coding sequence ATGAAAAAAAGAATTGCTTTAGTTGGTTTAAATAATTTTAATAATATAGGAGACCGGATAATCGCAGAAACTACGAATTATCTGATTCAACTGAAGGGCGAAAACAAAGTTGAGTCATACTTTGTAGATGTGAGTCCATACGATTCCTACTGTAGGGTGCATTTACCCTTTAGATTCAAATGTTTTAATTTAATTCGAAAACTAGAGCATTTTCTTACAAGTGTATGGCCTTCGGAAAAGTTATTATATTACATACAGTATTTTTCGTGGAAAATAAAGCTGTACAGATATTATGATCAGCAGCTTAAAACGGCAGATGCTGTGGTTTTTTCAGGTGGCGGGTTTATAAAATACCGGGCCCAGGAATTGAATTATTTAGTAGATATGATTACAAAGCTATCACAGGAAAAGGGTATCCCGGTTATGATGAATGCAATGGGGATAGAAGGCTATAGCTCAACTGACTTGCGTTGCCAAAAACTTAAAAATGCAATCAACAGACCGTGTGTAAAGGTTATTACCGCAAGAGATAATTTATCATTACTTAATGAACGGTATATAGCAAATAAATTAATTATTACAGAATTGGTTGGTGATCCTGCGTTTTATACTCCTGAATGTTATCAGATTAATAGGAAAGATAGTAATATTATAGGCTTGGGAGTAATCAGAAATGATATTTTCGTAAAATACGGAATTAATTACACTGAAGACGAGGTAATGAATTTATATCAAGAGATAATAAAGGAACTTGAGAAACGAAAGATTAAATGGAAGCTTTTTTCTAATGGTCTTACTTCTGATTACAATTTTGGAATGAGATTACTGGAAAGTTTAGGGATTAATAGTAGTAAATATGTTCCATGTCCACAAAATTCAAAGGATTTCGCAGATACAATGTCAGGATTTGAAGCTATCATAGGAGCGCGGTTACATGCTTGTATTACTGCGTATTCTTTAGATATTCCAGCAATTGGACTGGTCTGGAATGAAAAATTAAAACTGTTTGGTGAATTAATTGGTAAAAAAGAGAACTTTATCAATGTGGAGCAATTAAATGCGAAGTATATCGTCGATATTTTAGAGAAGAAACGAAATGATTGCTATGATGTGGAACAGAGAAACAATCTAAAGCAGTTAACTGTTGAATATATAGACAATTTCATTAAAATGCTTTAG